A single region of the Parasphingorhabdus litoris DSM 22379 genome encodes:
- a CDS encoding nuclear transport factor 2 family protein — MTGTNLTSEQHDFYERFKSFWAEPSGARVPEVIAPDAKIHFTGAGIMSGTTYAEWMTETLATMEDMTVTPLDCAGNGDMLYIAWETSALIHGERRTYRGVDRFRLKDGMAIEEHVIFDSAVLTPEGRGGIEQ; from the coding sequence ATGACCGGCACAAACCTCACCTCTGAACAACACGATTTCTATGAGCGTTTCAAATCGTTCTGGGCCGAACCTTCAGGTGCTCGAGTACCTGAAGTGATTGCGCCTGACGCGAAAATTCATTTCACTGGCGCAGGAATAATGTCCGGTACCACCTATGCAGAATGGATGACCGAGACATTGGCCACGATGGAGGACATGACAGTGACTCCGCTCGACTGCGCTGGGAATGGAGATATGTTATACATTGCTTGGGAAACGTCGGCCTTGATCCATGGGGAGCGGCGTACCTATCGGGGCGTAGATCGTTTCCGCCTTAAAGATGGAATGGCGATAGAAGAGCATGTGATTTTCGATTCAGCGGTGCTCACACCAGAAGGGCGAGGCGGTATTGAACAGTGA
- a CDS encoding Crp/Fnr family transcriptional regulator: MAFLNCTPEVAQALDAAMAPQAFDHKDILVHQGDKNSQIWLILDGKAQLQIIGYEGQITLLATHGPGEILGAFPEETESNMDIKVYGSLTALQIPSNDLHELLRTYPSLGAGLSKILGNQFNAILDRLASHVTLTATGRVYRELLRLVDENDQASPPPVIAALALTAQTTRETASRAINALVRRGIIERDKRRLEIISRGLLESLVV; this comes from the coding sequence ATGGCTTTCTTGAATTGCACGCCGGAAGTCGCACAAGCGCTGGATGCCGCAATGGCGCCCCAGGCTTTCGACCACAAAGATATTCTTGTGCATCAGGGCGACAAAAATTCGCAGATCTGGCTCATTCTTGATGGAAAAGCTCAGCTACAGATAATCGGATATGAAGGCCAAATTACGCTTTTGGCCACCCATGGTCCTGGCGAAATATTGGGCGCATTTCCAGAAGAAACCGAGAGTAATATGGACATAAAAGTTTATGGCAGCCTTACCGCCTTGCAAATCCCTTCTAACGATCTGCATGAATTGCTGCGGACCTATCCTAGTCTTGGTGCCGGCCTATCCAAGATATTGGGTAATCAGTTTAACGCCATATTAGACCGTTTGGCTTCGCATGTAACGTTGACTGCAACCGGCCGTGTTTACCGGGAACTACTGCGGCTAGTCGATGAAAATGATCAAGCATCACCGCCGCCCGTTATTGCGGCGCTCGCTTTGACCGCGCAAACAACTAGAGAGACAGCATCCAGGGCCATTAACGCATTGGTGCGCCGAGGAATAATAGAGCGTGACAAGAGGCGTTTAGAAATTATCTCAAGAGGCCTGTTGGAGTCTTTGGTCGTATAA
- a CDS encoding toll/interleukin-1 receptor domain-containing protein, which translates to MVIRSELESTEFRAFVSYSHSDAAIAKKIHRKMEAYKLPKLLRDMQSGGTKDGRLGQLFRDREDLPAALDLSKSVKAALAQSQVLIVLCSPNAKNSPWVAKEIELFRELHPDRPILAALVAGEPDEAFPPALIQEGEPLAADLRKEGDGWRLGLFKLIAGVAEVPLDALVQRDAQRQFRSVMAVTLATTIGLLTMIGMTYYAIQQRNEAQHQQAQAEALIEFMLTDLRGSLKGVGRLDIMTAVNEKTMDYYEAQGDLSTLSAESLALRARNLHGWGEIDEKRGDMNAAFEKFSEAHRVTEALLAKDPSNHERIFTHAQSENWLSHLAYWGKDFEEAKSRTAKNKALISRLMKAPQKKPDWARHAGYSYGADCARLVAADDKPKAALKECSQALDHIKTLIKIAPDDKQAISDLANRHAWLSDAYFADGQDDKGFVHRGEQLRLVKSLVEGNPENRSWQEQWAATQMSYAQLLMGHQRDSEALEYAKRAYKIANELASLDPDNSRYMIWKERTEKLIKLKEIENDK; encoded by the coding sequence GTGGTTATTAGATCCGAATTGGAAAGTACGGAATTTCGTGCGTTTGTTAGCTACAGCCACTCTGATGCGGCGATTGCAAAAAAAATCCACCGGAAAATGGAAGCCTACAAGCTTCCCAAATTGCTGCGCGACATGCAATCGGGCGGTACCAAAGACGGCAGATTGGGTCAGCTGTTCCGCGACCGGGAGGATTTGCCAGCGGCTCTGGATCTTTCGAAATCGGTGAAGGCGGCTTTGGCACAATCCCAAGTACTCATAGTCCTGTGCTCACCCAATGCCAAAAACTCACCCTGGGTTGCAAAAGAGATTGAACTTTTTCGCGAGTTGCATCCGGATCGCCCGATATTGGCAGCGTTGGTTGCAGGTGAACCAGACGAAGCATTCCCGCCAGCCTTGATACAAGAAGGCGAACCTCTTGCAGCTGATTTGCGCAAAGAAGGCGATGGCTGGCGACTAGGGTTGTTCAAGCTGATTGCGGGGGTTGCAGAAGTCCCTCTTGACGCCCTCGTTCAACGCGATGCCCAGCGCCAGTTTCGTAGCGTGATGGCCGTCACGCTCGCTACCACAATTGGCCTGCTAACAATGATTGGAATGACATACTACGCAATCCAACAGCGCAATGAAGCGCAGCATCAACAAGCCCAAGCCGAAGCGTTGATCGAGTTCATGCTGACCGATCTACGCGGGAGTCTGAAGGGTGTTGGGCGGCTTGATATCATGACTGCCGTTAATGAAAAAACGATGGACTACTATGAGGCGCAAGGCGATCTATCGACCCTGTCAGCCGAGAGCCTTGCTCTGCGCGCACGCAATCTGCACGGCTGGGGTGAGATTGATGAAAAACGGGGAGATATGAACGCTGCTTTTGAAAAATTCAGCGAAGCGCACCGTGTTACCGAAGCTTTGCTGGCAAAGGATCCATCCAATCACGAACGTATTTTCACTCATGCACAGAGCGAAAATTGGCTTAGCCATCTGGCTTATTGGGGAAAGGACTTTGAAGAGGCTAAATCACGAACAGCCAAAAACAAAGCACTCATTTCCAGATTGATGAAGGCACCCCAAAAGAAGCCCGATTGGGCACGTCATGCTGGTTATAGCTATGGTGCAGATTGTGCCCGGCTTGTTGCCGCAGATGACAAACCGAAGGCCGCGCTCAAGGAATGCTCTCAGGCATTGGATCATATCAAGACGCTCATCAAAATTGCGCCGGATGACAAACAAGCGATATCCGACCTCGCTAATCGCCACGCATGGCTATCAGATGCCTATTTCGCCGATGGCCAGGATGACAAGGGATTTGTTCATCGCGGTGAGCAGCTGCGGCTTGTCAAATCACTGGTTGAAGGTAATCCCGAAAATCGAAGCTGGCAGGAACAATGGGCCGCAACACAAATGAGCTATGCCCAGCTACTGATGGGTCATCAGCGAGATTCAGAAGCATTAGAATATGCAAAGAGAGCGTACAAGATTGCCAACGAATTGGCCTCGCTTGACCCTGACAATAGCAGATACATGATCTGGAAAGAGCGTACAGAGAAGTTGATAAAATTGAAGGAGATAGAGAATGACAAGTGA
- a CDS encoding methylated-DNA--[protein]-cysteine S-methyltransferase — protein sequence MLLETVQFTLFPTAVGDCGIAWRGDTVVATFLPEKTPAATEARLLKRTGAKKGKPIAAIELAIQSISALLEGEKADLSFITCDLHGIDPFSMKVYSVTRTIPVGETLTYGDVALQLGDKLYAQRVGQALGRNPFPIIIPCHRVVGANGKLVGFSAPGGTETKLKMLSIEGAQIADPPSLFDDLPLATKPQD from the coding sequence ATGCTTTTGGAAACAGTGCAGTTTACTCTTTTCCCGACAGCGGTCGGCGACTGCGGTATCGCATGGCGTGGCGATACGGTCGTTGCCACCTTTTTGCCGGAGAAGACGCCCGCTGCGACAGAAGCCCGCCTATTGAAGCGAACAGGAGCGAAAAAGGGCAAGCCGATAGCGGCTATAGAGCTCGCCATTCAATCGATCTCTGCGCTGCTTGAAGGTGAAAAAGCAGACTTATCATTTATCACCTGCGACTTACATGGGATCGACCCATTCTCAATGAAGGTCTACTCCGTCACTCGGACAATTCCGGTTGGCGAGACGCTTACTTACGGAGATGTTGCCTTGCAGCTTGGCGACAAACTATACGCACAAAGGGTCGGTCAGGCTCTGGGACGTAACCCTTTCCCGATTATTATTCCTTGCCACCGTGTTGTGGGCGCAAACGGCAAGCTTGTCGGTTTTTCAGCGCCCGGCGGAACTGAAACCAAGCTCAAGATGCTCTCAATTGAAGGGGCACAAATTGCCGATCCACCGTCCTTGTTTGATGATCTTCCACTCGCGACTAAGCCGCAGGATTGA
- a CDS encoding tetratricopeptide repeat-containing protein — translation MTRTIPTTLSQILSLARAGSPGQAWALFVAEGWERETSDPKALTLKGRLLKDQAKAADGADRHRLYEKAAAAYVAAADIRTDSYPLINAAALALLGDDPARSAELAAQVLAMVDGDPDEGENAYWREATRAEALLLMGLEDQAQRSLAEGIARLPHAWEDHAATIGQFALILSEKNRDSSWLDRYRPPCSVHFSGMIRLQENDNGALRAIRNFIEEEQPGFAYGALAAGSDLLFAQAFLDHTDKNQTAAELHVILPFPIDQFRDLSVRPFGDEWLTKFDAALARAETIEILGLDDPPLELAVEIADRMAMGLAVRNARNLQSTAKAVTIAGASEKLPSQLTLWGDSGKELIVIEGKRKRTSVGEFEPEQTSQSLGTLIWISNSDSAEIMRLLGYNLTLHSQGKGHWFASNDQNQAYDLGMLIAQSKQEEVRVAMVYDIMDTGLPSQNLLRRAEVLASVSQSGVLITDQLGAMSLTLIGCAQSIEEIGELKTVWGSQPLWRIF, via the coding sequence TTGACCAGAACGATTCCCACCACCCTATCCCAAATCCTATCCCTAGCCCGTGCCGGATCTCCGGGGCAGGCTTGGGCTTTGTTTGTGGCGGAGGGTTGGGAACGCGAAACTAGTGATCCAAAAGCGCTGACGCTAAAAGGCCGCTTGCTTAAAGATCAAGCCAAAGCGGCAGATGGTGCGGATCGCCATAGGCTTTATGAAAAAGCCGCTGCAGCTTATGTAGCTGCGGCGGACATCCGCACTGACAGCTATCCGCTCATTAACGCAGCAGCGCTGGCTCTGCTTGGCGATGATCCAGCACGCTCCGCGGAGCTCGCCGCACAAGTGCTGGCCATGGTCGATGGTGACCCTGACGAAGGCGAAAACGCCTATTGGCGGGAGGCGACACGAGCAGAAGCATTGCTGCTCATGGGCCTTGAAGATCAAGCACAACGATCGCTGGCTGAGGGCATTGCCAGGTTGCCTCATGCATGGGAAGATCATGCTGCGACTATCGGCCAATTTGCACTAATCCTATCCGAAAAAAATCGTGATTCCAGTTGGTTAGACCGATATCGGCCGCCCTGCAGTGTTCATTTTAGCGGGATGATCAGGCTACAAGAAAATGACAATGGGGCGCTGCGGGCAATCCGCAATTTTATTGAAGAGGAACAACCCGGCTTTGCCTATGGCGCCCTCGCCGCTGGATCAGACCTATTATTCGCGCAAGCCTTTCTGGATCATACAGACAAAAATCAAACCGCAGCAGAATTGCACGTCATTCTCCCCTTCCCGATTGACCAGTTCCGCGATCTGTCGGTTCGCCCCTTTGGCGATGAATGGCTTACCAAATTTGATGCAGCATTGGCGCGAGCCGAAACAATAGAGATTTTGGGTCTTGATGACCCACCTTTAGAACTCGCAGTGGAAATTGCCGATCGCATGGCGATGGGGCTGGCTGTTCGCAATGCGCGCAACCTTCAAAGCACGGCTAAAGCTGTTACTATTGCCGGCGCCAGCGAAAAGTTGCCGTCGCAACTGACGTTATGGGGAGATTCCGGAAAGGAATTGATTGTCATTGAAGGCAAAAGAAAACGAACGTCAGTCGGCGAGTTTGAGCCTGAGCAAACCAGCCAGTCATTGGGTACATTGATTTGGATTAGTAACAGTGATTCTGCCGAGATCATGCGGCTACTAGGGTATAACCTAACCTTGCACTCCCAAGGAAAGGGACATTGGTTTGCGTCTAACGATCAAAATCAAGCTTATGATCTGGGGATGTTGATCGCTCAGTCCAAACAGGAAGAAGTGCGGGTAGCGATGGTGTACGATATCATGGATACTGGCCTTCCTTCTCAGAATCTGTTGCGCCGAGCGGAGGTTTTAGCCAGCGTTTCACAATCCGGCGTGCTCATAACCGATCAACTCGGCGCAATGTCCCTGACATTGATCGGCTGTGCGCAATCGATCGAGGAAATTGGTGAGTTAAAAACCGTCTGGGGCTCTCAGCCGCTTTGGCGAATCTTCTAA
- a CDS encoding TonB-dependent siderophore receptor, translated as MPSAAFAQNDDDTRNDTTDDEDVIIVTGQLSDFGALKSATPIVETARSVTIETEEQFRDKGALTLDDVLNYVPGVVGDTFGFATRGDFPQVRGFDAAEYRDGQQVLFGFYNNTRSDVYVLEQVEVLKGPASVLYGKGTPGGIVNAVSKLAGPDKQSEVVFDVGTFDRYQAAADLNAELADNLFVRFVGLYRNADTQINFVNDDAVVVMPSITYDDGRTRLTAMLEYVDRDSDTAQQFLPLTGTGCVSSDVKITPAAVCVNATGDQVELDTYLGDPALNRYNTNSTLVSLLASHAFTENFSVDGIFRYKDADVDYRQSYIDFLGEFGPPRVDANGDGGRTFIRSDAFSEQAAFDLRARWAFNTGPVEHELFAGFAYQNVTTGNQFISRSDPVTRRFGAINIYNPVYGNVPTDLFDDANLIDIGDTETNDYGLYLNNQMSIGDLKLNFGLRYDDSKTESRGNVQKDDAVSFSAGALYAFENGISPYVSFADSFEPVIGTDGLTNNPLKPREGKQWEAGLKYQPPGTQTYITLAYFDIEESNLPNPSSLINQPDSQQEGVGTVKGFELQAQTTLGDWYLEFNGSILDTETADGVPFASIPEEQASAWVQYQPSMGLWDGFKLGFGLRYVGDNESNGTGAVGPIRVVTDGNILGDFLLGYETEHWDVTFNVRNITNERYFSTCLARGDCFVAEERTAVVRVGYKF; from the coding sequence ATCCGCGGCTTTTGCTCAAAATGACGACGATACTCGCAATGACACGACCGATGATGAAGATGTGATCATTGTTACCGGTCAGCTATCGGACTTTGGCGCACTGAAATCAGCAACACCGATCGTTGAAACGGCGCGCTCCGTTACTATCGAGACCGAAGAACAGTTTCGCGACAAAGGCGCTCTGACATTGGATGATGTCCTGAACTATGTGCCCGGGGTAGTTGGGGATACGTTCGGCTTCGCTACGCGCGGTGACTTTCCCCAGGTGCGCGGCTTCGATGCAGCGGAATATCGCGACGGCCAACAGGTGCTATTTGGTTTTTATAACAACACACGGTCTGATGTTTATGTGCTGGAGCAGGTTGAGGTGCTGAAAGGACCAGCGTCTGTACTCTACGGCAAGGGCACACCCGGCGGCATCGTTAACGCCGTTTCAAAGTTGGCAGGTCCAGACAAGCAAAGTGAAGTTGTTTTTGATGTTGGCACATTTGATCGTTACCAGGCCGCAGCCGACTTGAATGCAGAGCTTGCCGACAATCTCTTTGTGCGGTTTGTTGGCCTATACCGGAATGCCGATACGCAGATTAACTTCGTAAACGACGATGCCGTCGTGGTCATGCCTTCCATCACCTATGATGACGGCCGGACGAGGCTAACCGCGATGCTCGAATATGTCGATCGCGATAGTGATACTGCCCAGCAATTCCTCCCGCTCACCGGAACCGGCTGTGTTAGCAGCGATGTGAAGATCACACCCGCAGCGGTTTGTGTAAATGCAACGGGCGACCAGGTTGAGTTGGACACTTATCTCGGCGATCCTGCATTGAACCGCTACAATACAAACTCGACGCTGGTGAGCTTGCTCGCCAGCCATGCATTTACTGAAAATTTCTCTGTTGACGGTATTTTCCGATATAAGGATGCTGACGTCGACTACCGGCAGTCTTATATTGATTTTCTAGGCGAATTTGGTCCCCCCCGGGTCGATGCGAATGGAGATGGCGGACGGACATTTATCCGCAGCGATGCTTTTTCAGAACAGGCCGCCTTTGATCTTCGCGCGCGCTGGGCGTTCAATACCGGACCTGTAGAGCACGAACTTTTTGCCGGCTTTGCTTATCAAAATGTCACAACTGGCAACCAGTTCATTTCCCGTAGTGATCCGGTTACACGCCGCTTTGGTGCTATAAATATCTATAACCCGGTTTATGGCAACGTACCGACAGATCTTTTCGACGACGCCAACTTGATAGATATAGGGGATACCGAAACTAACGACTACGGGCTCTACCTGAACAATCAAATGTCAATCGGCGACCTCAAGCTGAATTTTGGGCTGCGTTATGACGATAGCAAAACGGAAAGCCGGGGCAATGTTCAGAAGGATGATGCGGTTTCATTCAGTGCAGGTGCTCTATATGCCTTTGAAAATGGCATTTCACCCTACGTCAGCTTCGCAGATTCTTTTGAACCGGTGATCGGAACAGACGGCCTGACCAACAATCCGCTCAAACCAAGGGAAGGAAAGCAATGGGAGGCCGGGTTAAAATATCAACCGCCCGGAACGCAAACTTACATCACCCTCGCTTATTTCGACATTGAAGAATCCAACCTGCCCAATCCCTCTTCCTTGATCAATCAGCCAGACAGTCAACAAGAGGGCGTTGGCACCGTCAAAGGGTTTGAACTGCAGGCCCAAACCACCCTTGGCGATTGGTATCTCGAATTTAACGGCAGCATATTGGATACGGAAACAGCGGACGGCGTCCCATTTGCCTCCATCCCGGAAGAACAAGCCTCGGCATGGGTACAATATCAACCGTCCATGGGCTTGTGGGATGGCTTTAAGCTCGGGTTCGGCTTACGCTATGTTGGTGACAATGAAAGCAACGGCACAGGAGCCGTCGGTCCCATCCGTGTCGTAACCGATGGCAATATTCTCGGTGATTTTCTGCTGGGCTATGAAACAGAACATTGGGATGTCACTTTTAACGTCCGCAACATCACGAACGAGCGTTATTTCTCTACCTGCCTGGCGCGCGGCGACTGTTTCGTGGCTGAAGAACGAACCGCAGTGGTTCGCGTCGGATATAAGTTCTGA
- a CDS encoding MFS transporter — MANDSKIVRESIPVWLMLAALTTGFVLSHAFRTTIAIASDPLIAELSVSAHGIGAVAGAFNIAFAVAQPVVGVALDRYGPRNTVAVAFVLAILGSAVSASANGAITLIAGEWMIGFGCAPSLLAAMVFISRRYPPNRFALLSGIVFSAGGAGMLITGTPLAWIVETWSWRAGFVALGILATLSWIAVFWLVEKEPAPSGTEHQPISDAIRDLRSIVRQPYTAGICCLAATSYAAFLALRGLWLGPLFSERHAFSLIEVGHVAFVVSIAAMLGPLVFGWLDPGNRSRRTVIIGCSAVYAAFFVLHAFGASAFLDVALVILSCFLSGYITLQYADLRSAYPADMTGRALSVFTMAMFAGVSGMQWVSGLAASIAPDLHFDPVSAALLLICGVLALGTLAFWLLPWPPNLRHSLKKTPNPELGMEI; from the coding sequence TTGGCCAATGATTCCAAAATCGTACGAGAATCCATTCCTGTCTGGTTGATGTTGGCTGCGCTAACCACCGGCTTCGTCTTAAGTCATGCCTTTAGAACCACAATTGCCATCGCGTCAGATCCTCTGATTGCCGAACTTAGCGTATCGGCGCATGGTATCGGGGCGGTTGCAGGAGCCTTCAATATCGCTTTTGCTGTCGCACAGCCAGTAGTCGGGGTTGCGCTTGATAGATACGGTCCGCGCAACACAGTCGCGGTTGCCTTCGTACTCGCAATTCTTGGCAGTGCGGTTTCGGCAAGTGCAAACGGTGCAATCACGCTCATAGCCGGTGAATGGATGATTGGTTTTGGCTGTGCGCCCTCTCTACTTGCTGCGATGGTATTCATTTCGCGGCGCTACCCTCCCAATCGCTTCGCACTATTGTCGGGCATTGTATTTTCGGCAGGTGGGGCCGGAATGCTTATTACAGGTACTCCGCTTGCTTGGATCGTTGAGACTTGGTCTTGGCGCGCAGGCTTCGTTGCGCTCGGGATCCTCGCAACCCTGAGTTGGATCGCAGTGTTCTGGCTAGTAGAAAAAGAGCCAGCTCCATCTGGCACTGAGCACCAACCCATCAGCGATGCCATTCGTGATCTTCGATCCATTGTGCGCCAACCCTATACGGCAGGAATTTGCTGTCTGGCCGCTACCAGCTATGCTGCGTTCCTCGCTCTGCGCGGATTATGGCTGGGTCCATTATTTTCCGAGCGCCATGCATTCTCTTTAATCGAGGTTGGCCACGTTGCCTTTGTTGTCTCCATTGCTGCGATGCTCGGGCCGCTCGTCTTTGGTTGGCTTGATCCAGGCAATCGCTCGCGGCGCACAGTCATTATCGGATGCAGTGCAGTTTATGCTGCATTCTTCGTGCTGCATGCCTTTGGTGCGAGCGCATTTCTTGACGTAGCTTTGGTTATCTTGAGCTGTTTTTTGTCAGGATACATTACTTTGCAATATGCCGATTTGCGATCCGCATATCCCGCCGACATGACTGGACGCGCACTCAGCGTTTTTACGATGGCCATGTTTGCAGGCGTATCAGGGATGCAATGGGTGAGCGGCCTTGCAGCTTCAATAGCACCTGATCTGCATTTCGACCCAGTAAGCGCAGCATTGTTATTGATCTGCGGAGTGCTTGCCCTAGGCACCCTCGCATTTTGGCTTTTGCCCTGGCCACCAAATTTACGTCACTCTCTCAAAAAAACCCCCAACCCAGAATTAGGTATGGAGATTTAA
- a CDS encoding isocitrate lyase/PEP mutase family protein, whose translation MPISQSEKANAFAALHQGSEIFVIANAFDGCSARMLDALGFNAIATSSWVQAALLGKMDGNTTREEALAHAAPIVGATDLPVSADLEKGFGDTPEDAAATIREAGAVGLVGGSIEDATGDPSAAIYDIVHAAERVEAAVEAARELPFKFTLTARAENFVRGVDDFDDTIERLQAFEKAGADVLMSPGLPSLDAVRQVCSCVTKPVNFMAGIPGQSFSKADLAAAGVKRISLATSLYTYAITAMHEAAKEIQDKGTFDYIDRTTAVDFNTILKD comes from the coding sequence ATGCCAATCAGTCAGTCAGAAAAAGCCAATGCCTTCGCTGCTTTGCATCAAGGATCGGAAATTTTCGTCATCGCCAATGCTTTTGATGGCTGCTCGGCACGTATGTTGGATGCGCTTGGTTTCAATGCCATTGCTACATCGAGTTGGGTGCAAGCCGCTTTACTCGGCAAAATGGATGGCAATACCACGCGAGAAGAGGCGCTTGCACACGCTGCGCCAATTGTGGGTGCAACAGACCTTCCAGTATCCGCCGATCTAGAAAAAGGTTTTGGTGATACACCAGAAGACGCAGCTGCAACGATACGGGAGGCTGGTGCCGTAGGTCTTGTTGGGGGCTCGATTGAGGATGCCACCGGCGATCCCTCTGCGGCTATTTATGATATCGTCCATGCGGCAGAAAGAGTGGAAGCTGCGGTTGAAGCAGCGCGTGAATTGCCATTCAAATTCACCCTTACGGCGCGAGCTGAGAATTTTGTGCGCGGCGTCGATGATTTCGATGATACCATAGAGCGACTTCAAGCTTTCGAGAAAGCAGGTGCTGATGTATTAATGTCGCCGGGATTGCCAAGTCTCGATGCGGTGCGCCAAGTATGTTCCTGTGTAACAAAACCGGTAAACTTCATGGCGGGTATTCCAGGTCAGTCTTTTTCAAAAGCCGACCTTGCCGCTGCAGGCGTTAAGCGTATCAGCCTCGCAACGTCGCTTTACACCTATGCGATCACGGCAATGCATGAAGCCGCTAAGGAAATACAAGACAAAGGCACGTTCGACTATATTGACCGGACGACTGCTGTAGACTTTAATACCATTCTTAAGGATTGA
- a CDS encoding helix-turn-helix transcriptional regulator, with product MTKKLLTVRQFCYLYGIGRTTFYAEVKQGRIPILKIGKATRVAREDAEKWVENLREAQ from the coding sequence GTGACCAAGAAACTACTTACCGTCCGCCAATTCTGCTACCTCTATGGGATTGGGAGAACCACATTTTATGCGGAGGTTAAGCAAGGTCGAATCCCGATCCTAAAGATCGGCAAAGCAACCAGAGTAGCGCGTGAAGATGCAGAAAAATGGGTTGAAAACCTTCGGGAAGCCCAGTGA
- a CDS encoding PepSY-associated TM helix domain-containing protein, whose protein sequence is MPDKAQPKKSTLRVLRSLEAHSLLAIIFGGLIYILAVTGTLSVFNHELQRWEQPNAPEMQSISAAAAERAAYSVFRSEAVPTTHLYVTFPRPDLPRTVITTDTQAFFADEDGNIVAEETFPWTQFLLDLHYYLHMPQILGLTIVGALGIMLIGLSLSGILAHPRIFRDAFTFRRGAGRLTTVDLHNRLSVWTLPFHFSNALTGSILGVASVLAFAIAAAGFDGDTEQVFAPIFGSEPAPNSAPADIATIAKPIQHIEENFPDIDPTYFIMHDPGTAGQNSQIVGEHGDRLIFGDYYTYDASGNYNGNVGISDGTIGQQIIGSVYNVHFGNWGGLPVKLAYLLFGIGLCVIVASGLKIYFAKRRDKGNSAPRLEGAWTAIIWGTPAALALTLVIALADVVPESGLVALFWLSLVAMITYGSRIGSTRIKPILLVATGMLLTLAMFAHAVRYKEAVISSAGLPISLSLFVLAIAAFLQASLGRKNAHAKQGIMFPAE, encoded by the coding sequence ATGCCGGATAAGGCCCAACCAAAAAAATCTACCTTGCGCGTTTTGCGATCCCTTGAGGCACACAGCTTGCTCGCCATTATTTTTGGTGGGCTGATTTATATATTGGCGGTCACGGGAACACTGTCCGTCTTCAACCATGAGCTTCAGCGATGGGAACAACCCAATGCGCCGGAAATGCAAAGCATTAGCGCGGCGGCGGCCGAACGGGCAGCCTATTCCGTCTTCCGCAGCGAAGCCGTTCCGACGACTCATCTTTATGTCACTTTCCCCCGTCCGGATTTGCCCAGGACCGTTATTACAACCGACACGCAGGCCTTTTTCGCCGACGAGGATGGGAATATTGTAGCAGAAGAAACCTTTCCATGGACGCAATTCCTGCTCGATCTGCATTATTATCTGCATATGCCGCAAATATTGGGTCTGACGATCGTCGGCGCCCTGGGCATAATGCTCATTGGCCTTTCACTATCAGGCATACTCGCCCACCCCCGGATCTTTCGGGACGCCTTTACGTTTCGACGTGGGGCAGGCCGGCTGACAACCGTTGATCTACATAACAGGCTGAGTGTCTGGACATTGCCGTTCCATTTTTCGAACGCGCTAACCGGCTCCATATTGGGCGTCGCCAGTGTCCTTGCGTTCGCCATTGCAGCGGCTGGCTTTGATGGCGATACTGAACAAGTCTTCGCGCCGATTTTTGGCAGTGAGCCAGCGCCAAATTCTGCGCCAGCCGATATTGCGACCATCGCGAAACCGATACAACATATAGAGGAAAATTTTCCTGATATCGATCCAACTTACTTCATAATGCACGATCCGGGCACCGCCGGACAGAATTCCCAAATCGTGGGCGAACATGGTGATCGGCTGATTTTTGGCGACTATTATACCTATGATGCAAGCGGCAATTACAACGGCAATGTCGGCATCTCGGATGGCACGATCGGGCAGCAAATCATCGGATCTGTCTATAACGTACATTTCGGCAATTGGGGCGGATTGCCAGTCAAGCTCGCCTATCTGCTATTCGGCATTGGGCTTTGCGTGATTGTTGCATCTGGGTTGAAAATCTATTTCGCCAAACGCCGAGACAAAGGCAATTCGGCACCACGTCTGGAAGGCGCCTGGACCGCAATAATCTGGGGTACTCCTGCTGCATTGGCGCTGACATTGGTAATTGCCCTCGCGGATGTTGTGCCAGAATCTGGTCTGGTTGCCCTCTTCTGGTTGTCGCTTGTTGCAATGATTACATATGGCAGCCGCATCGGTAGCACCCGCATAAAGCCAATACTTTTGGTGGCAACCGGGATGCTACTCACTTTGGCCATGTTCGCCCATGCCGTGCGCTATAAGGAAGCTGTTATCAGCTCGGCTGGCCTACCTATCTCGCTGAGTCTCTTTGTCTTGGCTATCGCAGCCTTTTTGCAAGCGAGTCTAGGACGCAAAAATGCTCATGCAAAGCAGGGCATCATGTTCCCAGCCGAATAG